One segment of Primulina tabacum isolate GXHZ01 chromosome 14, ASM2559414v2, whole genome shotgun sequence DNA contains the following:
- the LOC142523751 gene encoding uncharacterized protein LOC142523751, producing the protein MAIATIVATTLQGLGNPNANKPPPPPPPNGIKFHYESLRKNRCPIFRGDADPEVGQSWLKSVETQLRLLEVPEALKVDVIVPFLEDRAAKWWEAVSPAMIAAGPITWRNFRETFLKQYYPAEVRLQNLSDFENLTQAPDMSVVEYTSQFNVLGSYAPAIMADEVLKLHRFKRGLNSRIQSALAVYQPANFADLMGAAIRAETDIRRREGENKNKRPHAGQSSQRGQKFRKPNQSGGPSSGQTSAANHQGPKPCLKCGFRHPGECRRASGACFGCGKAGHRIADCPTAANQVAGPNKGTGPNVGANPNKPKENKPNARVFAMNQEEADDANEVVSGIILLQKVPAYALFDCGATHSFVSKRFAKKVGLKPESLTEPFRIATPTSKTIETHEIHKDCKIGIANQTFSADLIQLVMVDFDIILGMDWLAKNHAIVDCKGKRVKLRTPNQAEIVYQGKSKERKSLLSASQAWKAMKSGEDIYLAMINEVQGEVEMRIEDIPIVCEFPDVFPEELPGIVPNREVEFEINLVSGAAPISKAPYRMAPAELKELKEQLQELLDKKQIRPSVSPWGAPLKGAAIFSKLDLRTGYHQLKVKAEDISKTAFRTRYEHYEFTVMPFGVFKPFLDRFVVVFIDDILIYSPNEEEHEEHLRLALQTLREKELYAKFKKCYYRKFVEGFSSIAIPLTKLTQKNSKFIWDEGCEKSFQTLKEKLASTPVLILPTEDKEFTIYSKANKVADALSRKNGGKITLASLSAQPCLQETVKLNQDRDPELKKLKEQVKNGKSQDLQIDDKGVLWMNGRLCVPNNDNLRQEIL; encoded by the exons ATGGCCATAGCCACCATAGTGGCCACGACACTGCAAGGGTTGGGAAACCCAAATGCCAATaaaccacctccaccaccaccaccgaacGGAATCAAATTTCATTACGAGTCCCTTCGTAAGAACAGATGTCCGATATTCAGAGGGGACGCTGATCCCGAAGTTGGCCAAAGTTGGCTAAAGAGTGTCGAGACTCAGTTAAGGCTTTTGGAAGTCCCCGAGGCACTCAAAGTGGATGTGATTGTGCCTTTCCTGGAAGACAGAGCAGCTAAATGGTGGGAAGCAGTCTCGCCAGCCATGATCGCTGCTGGACCAATCACATGGCGAAACTTCCGAGAAACATTTCTGAAACAGTACTATCCGGCAGAGGTCAGATTGCAGAATTTAAGTGACTTTGAAAATCTCACTCAAGCTCCAGACATGTCAGTAGTGGAGTACACGTCTCAGTTTAATGTCCTTGGATCTTATGCTCCGGCCATCATGGCGGACGAAGTTTTGAAGCTGCACCGCTTCAAGAGAGGATTAAACAGTAGAATCCAGTCAGCCTTAGCAGTTTATCAGCCCGCCAATTTTGCAGATCTTATGGGCGCAGCTATCCGAGCTGAAACCGACATCCGCCGCAGGGAGGGAGAGAATAAGAACAAGCGACCCCATGCCGGTCAGTCTTCTCAGCGCGGTCAGAAGTTCAGAAAGCCAAACCAATCAGGCGGACCTTCCTCAGGGCAAACCTCAGCGGCCAACCATCAAGGACCCAAGCCATGCCTGAAGTGCGGTTTCAGACACCCCGGGGAATGTCGAAGAGCCAGTGGTGCGTGCTTCGGATGTGGGAAAGCAGGGCACAGGATCGCAGATTGTCCTACAGCCGCCAACCAAGTAGCTGGGCCCAACAAGGGAACTGGGCCGAATGTGGGAGCTAACCCCAACAAACCAAAGGAGAATAAGCCTAATGCCAGGGTGTTCGCTATGAACCAAGAAGAGGCGGACGACGCCAATGAAGTCGTATCAGGTATCATCTTACTTCAAAAAGTACCTGCTTATGCATTGTTTGACTGTGGTGCTACACACTCTTTTGTGTCTAAAAGGTTTGCTAAGAAAGTAGGACTTAAGCCCGAATCTCTAACTGAACCTTTTCGGATAGCCACACCTACGAGTAAGACCATAGAAACTCATGAAATTCACAAGGATTGTAAGATCGGTATCGCTAATCAGACTTTCAGTGCCGACTTGATACAATTGGTTATGGTCGATttcgacatcattctagggatggactggttaGCCAAAAACCATGCAATAGTGGACTGTAAAGGGAAAAGAGTTAAGCTCCGAACCCCAAATCAGGCAGAGATCGTGTATCAGGGTAAATCCAAGGAACGAAAATCACTCCTTTCCGCTTCCCAGGCATGGAAGGCCATGAAATCCGGAGAAGACATCTACCTAGCAATGATCAACGAAGTGCAAGGAGAAGTCGAAATGAGGATAGAAGACATCCCAATAGTATGTGAGTTCCCGGATGTTTTCCCAGAAGAACTCCCAGGGATAGTTCCGAACCGCGAAGTTGAGTTCGAAATTAATCTGGTTTCTGGTGCAGCAccaatctctaaagcaccttacagGATGGCGCCGGCTGAACTCAAAGAGCTAAAAGagcaactccaagaattgctggACAAAAAGCAAATTCGACCTAGTGTGTCCccatggggagctcca CTTAAAGGAGCCGCCATCTTTTCTAAATTGGATCTGAGGACTGGataccaccaactgaaggtcaagGCTGAAGATATCTCCAAAACAGCTTTTCGGACAAGATATGAGCATTATGAGTtcacagtgatgccttttgg agtgttcaaaccatttctgGACCGGTTCGTAGtggtatttattgatgacatcctCATTTATTCTCCCAACGAGGAAGAACATGAAGAGCACCTCCGCCTTGCACTACAGACACTGAGGGAGAAAGAGCTATATGCtaagtttaagaaat gttattacaggaagttcgtcGAAGGTTTTTCTTCCATAGCTATACCACTGACtaagctcactcagaagaattCCAAGTTCATCTGGGACGAAGGTTGCGAGAAAAGTTTTCAGACATTGAAAGAAAAACTTGCATCCACGCCAGTGCTAATCTTACCTACTGAAGATAAggaattcaccatctaca GTAAAGCGAACAAAGTGGCCGATGCTCTGAGTCGGAAAAATGGAGGCAAGATCACTCTAGCTTCACTCTCCGCCCAGCCATGTCTGCaggagaccgtcaagttaaatcaGGACCGAGACCCCGAGCTAAAGAAACTTAAGGAACAAGTCAAAAACGGGAAGTCTCAAGATCTACAAATTGATGACAAGGGAGTCCTATGGATGAATGGACGACTGTGCGTACCGAACAAcgataaccttcgccaagaaATACTATAA